From Streptomyces sp. 6-11-2, one genomic window encodes:
- a CDS encoding pyridoxal phosphate-dependent aminotransferase, producing MEFRQSSKLSEVCYEIRGPVIEHADALEEAGHSVLRLNTGNPALFGFEAPEEILQDMIRMLPRAHGYTDSRGVLSARRAVAQRYQNLGLEVDVDDVFLGNGVSELVSMAVQALIEDGDEILVPAPDFPLWTAVTTLAGGTAVHYLCDEQADWYPDLDDMASKITDRTKAVVVINPNNPTGAVYPKEVLEGICDLARRHGLMVFADEIYDQILYDDAVHHSTAALAPDLVVLTFCGLSKTYRVAGFRSGWLVVTGPKQHAKDYLEGLTMLASMRLCANVPAQYAIQAALGGRQSIRELTAPGGRLHEQRNVAWQKLNEIPGVTCVKPRGALYAFARLDPKVHRIHDDEKFVLDLLLREKIQVVQGTGFNWPAPDHFRILTLPHADVLDTAISRIGRFLGGYRQ from the coding sequence TCAGCGAGGTCTGTTACGAGATCCGCGGCCCGGTGATCGAGCACGCCGACGCGCTGGAGGAGGCCGGTCACAGCGTGCTGCGGCTGAACACCGGCAACCCCGCGCTGTTCGGCTTCGAGGCACCGGAGGAGATCCTCCAGGACATGATCCGGATGCTTCCGCGGGCACACGGCTACACCGACTCGCGCGGCGTCCTCTCCGCCCGCAGGGCCGTCGCCCAGCGCTACCAGAACCTCGGCCTGGAGGTGGACGTCGACGACGTCTTCCTGGGCAACGGCGTCTCGGAACTGGTCTCGATGGCTGTGCAGGCACTGATCGAGGACGGCGACGAAATCCTCGTGCCCGCACCGGACTTCCCCCTCTGGACGGCCGTGACGACGCTGGCCGGCGGCACGGCGGTCCACTATCTGTGCGACGAACAGGCCGACTGGTACCCGGACCTGGACGACATGGCCTCGAAGATCACCGACCGTACGAAGGCCGTGGTCGTCATCAACCCCAACAACCCGACCGGCGCGGTCTACCCCAAGGAGGTCCTGGAGGGCATCTGCGACCTCGCCCGCCGCCACGGCCTGATGGTCTTCGCGGACGAGATCTACGACCAGATCCTCTACGACGACGCCGTCCACCACTCCACCGCCGCGCTCGCCCCGGACCTGGTCGTGCTCACCTTCTGCGGCCTGTCCAAGACCTACCGAGTGGCGGGCTTCCGCTCCGGCTGGCTGGTGGTCACCGGCCCCAAGCAGCACGCGAAGGACTATCTGGAGGGCCTGACCATGCTGGCCTCCATGCGCCTGTGCGCCAACGTCCCCGCCCAGTACGCGATCCAGGCCGCCCTCGGCGGCCGCCAGTCCATCCGCGAACTGACCGCACCGGGCGGCCGGCTGCACGAACAGCGGAACGTGGCCTGGCAGAAGCTCAACGAGATCCCGGGCGTGACGTGCGTGAAGCCCAGGGGCGCGCTGTACGCGTTCGCCCGCCTGGATCCCAAGGTCCACCGGATCCACGACGACGAGAAGTTCGTCCTGGACCTCCTCCTGCGCGAGAAGATCCAGGTGGTCCAGGGCACGGGCTTCAACTGGCCGGCCCCGGACCACTTCCGCATCCTCACGCTCCCCCACGCGGACGTCCTGGACACGGCGATCAGCAGGATCGGCCGGTTCCTCGGCGGATACCGGCAGTAG